The proteins below come from a single Oscillospiraceae bacterium genomic window:
- a CDS encoding glycosyl hydrolase family 28 protein, with the protein MDYSILRYGAVADGVTNCAAAIQQAVDAAAAAGGGRVIVPAGRFLSGSVLLKDNVELHLESGAVLISSLNPADITPFPQGGDGTDPDDTADGWEGGFFLGASHAKNVTISGMGTIYGQGDKVFLDKNVDNGFHECPKFCEAFRPRMMLFEAVENFTVRDVTLQDAAFWTLHMAGCRHVRIQNIMILNDDRGANNDGIDPDCCQDVVISNCIVRTGDDAIVVKSTGPMSRRYGASENVAITGCILHSRDSALKIGTETHGVIRNVTLSDCVIDDCSRAVGVWVRDGGTVEDIHVHHLTGCTRRYADSYQLPGAPGWWGKGEPLFVSATPRKGKTGPAGVIRRVSFDHLYLTSESCAFAAGEPDSEIQDLRISEMHLTLQHHGTQPGGLFDEQPSARHIYPHAIPALYARCVDGLTVKDSTVRFVGENEAWDGSVAELEHCRRAKLELGKLV; encoded by the coding sequence ATGGACTACAGTATCTTACGCTACGGCGCTGTGGCAGACGGTGTGACCAACTGCGCGGCAGCCATCCAACAGGCGGTCGATGCGGCCGCAGCGGCGGGCGGCGGGCGCGTTATCGTGCCGGCCGGGCGCTTTTTGAGCGGCTCCGTGCTGCTGAAGGACAATGTGGAGCTGCATCTGGAGAGCGGCGCGGTGCTTATCAGCAGCCTGAACCCCGCAGATATTACCCCGTTCCCGCAGGGCGGGGACGGCACCGACCCTGACGACACCGCCGACGGCTGGGAGGGCGGCTTCTTTTTGGGGGCCAGCCACGCCAAAAATGTGACCATCAGCGGCATGGGCACGATCTACGGTCAGGGCGACAAGGTGTTTTTGGACAAGAATGTGGACAACGGCTTCCACGAATGCCCGAAATTCTGCGAGGCGTTCCGCCCGCGCATGATGCTGTTTGAGGCAGTCGAAAACTTTACCGTGCGCGATGTGACCCTGCAGGACGCGGCGTTCTGGACGCTGCACATGGCGGGCTGCCGGCATGTGCGCATCCAGAACATCATGATTTTAAACGATGACCGCGGCGCGAACAATGACGGCATCGACCCCGATTGCTGCCAGGATGTCGTCATCTCCAACTGCATCGTGCGCACCGGCGATGATGCCATCGTGGTCAAATCCACCGGGCCGATGTCCCGCCGCTACGGTGCGAGCGAGAATGTGGCCATCACGGGCTGCATCTTACATTCCCGCGATTCTGCGCTGAAAATCGGAACCGAGACCCACGGTGTGATCCGCAATGTGACGCTGAGCGACTGCGTCATTGACGACTGCTCCCGCGCGGTGGGCGTCTGGGTGCGGGACGGCGGCACGGTGGAGGACATCCATGTCCACCATCTGACCGGCTGCACCCGCCGCTACGCCGACTCCTACCAGCTGCCCGGTGCGCCGGGCTGGTGGGGCAAGGGCGAGCCGCTGTTTGTCAGCGCCACGCCGCGCAAGGGCAAGACCGGCCCGGCAGGCGTGATCCGCCGTGTCAGCTTTGACCATTTGTACCTGACAAGTGAAAGCTGCGCCTTTGCGGCCGGCGAGCCGGACAGCGAAATTCAGGACCTGCGCATCAGCGAGATGCACCTGACGCTGCAGCACCACGGCACCCAGCCCGGCGGCCTGTTTGACGAGCAGCCCTCGGCCCGGCACATCTACCCGCACGCCATCCCGGCGCTGTACGCCCGCTGCGTGGACGGCCTGACCGTCAAGGACAGCACCGTGCGCTTTGTCGGTGAGAACGAGGCGTGGGACGGCAGCGTAGCCGAGCTGGAGCACTGCCGCCGCGCAAAGCTGGAACTGGGAAAGCTTGTATAA
- a CDS encoding carbohydrate ABC transporter permease, translating to MTMPFTHKKDEVRATGTLEARTPGDQAVQVLLYVIIALVALACVLPFIYVVAGSFATERELTERPFFLIPQDVSLNAYQYILKQGDVFRGLKNSVIVTVIGTLINMFVSCTIAYPLSRPYLKGRNGFINMVIVTMLFTGGMVPAYIMVVNVLHLGNTYWALWLPTAMSAFNMIIIKNYFQGIPMELEEAAIIDGSNDLITFVRIILPLSAPVLASVSLFYAVSHWNSYFNAMLYINNSDMEVITIVLRRLVFLTTQVAEDSTFDWGAAGMPPIKAVKMATTVLSTLPILCIYPFVQKFFTQGVMVGSVKG from the coding sequence ATGACAATGCCCTTTACCCATAAGAAAGACGAGGTGCGCGCCACCGGCACGCTGGAAGCCCGCACTCCCGGCGATCAGGCTGTACAGGTTCTTTTGTATGTCATCATTGCGCTGGTGGCGCTGGCCTGTGTGCTGCCCTTCATCTATGTGGTGGCCGGCTCCTTTGCGACCGAGCGCGAGCTGACCGAGCGTCCCTTCTTCCTGATCCCGCAGGATGTATCGCTGAACGCCTACCAGTACATCCTCAAGCAGGGCGATGTGTTCCGCGGACTGAAAAATTCGGTGATCGTCACCGTGATCGGCACGCTGATCAATATGTTCGTCTCCTGCACGATCGCCTACCCGCTGTCCCGCCCCTACCTCAAGGGCCGCAACGGCTTTATCAATATGGTCATCGTCACGATGCTGTTCACCGGCGGCATGGTCCCCGCCTACATTATGGTGGTCAATGTGCTGCATCTGGGCAACACCTACTGGGCGCTCTGGCTGCCCACGGCGATGAGCGCCTTCAACATGATCATCATCAAGAACTACTTTCAGGGCATCCCCATGGAGCTGGAGGAGGCCGCCATCATTGACGGCTCCAACGATCTGATCACCTTCGTGCGCATCATCCTGCCGCTGTCCGCGCCGGTGCTGGCCTCGGTCAGCCTGTTCTACGCGGTCAGCCACTGGAACAGCTACTTCAATGCGATGCTGTACATCAACAACTCCGACATGGAGGTCATCACCATCGTGCTGCGGCGTCTGGTGTTCCTGACCACGCAGGTGGCCGAGGATTCCACCTTTGACTGGGGCGCGGCCGGTATGCCGCCCATCAAGGCTGTCAAGATGGCAACCACGGTGCTGTCCACCCTGCCGATCCTCTGCATCTATCCGTTTGTGCAGAAGTTCTTTACCCAAGGTGTCATGGTCGGCTCGGTCAAGGGCTGA
- a CDS encoding ABC transporter permease subunit produces the protein MAQTAAVKQSKANARAQKQLGHNTWRKAFMQHYWLYLMMLPALLYMIIFNYLPMTGLYMAFTDFSPFNGDTILESVFGSPFVGLKYFKKLFTGPDFWTLFRNTLSISLANLFFAFPAPIILALILNELRCKWFKRTAQTLVYIPHFVSIVIVAALTFQMFSTTDGAIYHVLTQIFGANAPDLLSDPKLFPALIVGQNIWKETGYGTIIYLAALSSVDVQLYEAAKIDGAGRWQLMWHVTLPAIRGTIVLMLIMKVGQLLNTSYEQIFLMQNSMNRAASDVFDTYVYTKGITGGQYSLATATGLFKSTISMLMVVTANKIAKLCGESGLY, from the coding sequence ATGGCACAAACCGCTGCGGTCAAGCAGAGCAAGGCCAATGCCCGCGCCCAGAAACAGCTGGGCCACAACACATGGCGCAAGGCGTTCATGCAGCATTACTGGTTATATCTCATGATGCTGCCGGCGCTGCTCTACATGATCATCTTCAATTACCTGCCGATGACGGGCCTGTATATGGCATTTACCGATTTCAGCCCCTTCAACGGCGACACGATTCTGGAATCTGTGTTCGGCAGCCCCTTTGTCGGGCTGAAGTACTTTAAAAAGCTCTTCACCGGCCCGGACTTCTGGACGCTGTTCCGCAATACGCTGTCTATCTCGCTGGCCAACCTTTTCTTCGCCTTCCCGGCCCCCATCATTCTGGCGCTGATCTTAAATGAGCTGCGCTGCAAATGGTTCAAGCGCACAGCGCAGACGCTGGTCTACATCCCCCACTTTGTCTCCATCGTCATTGTGGCGGCGCTGACTTTCCAGATGTTCTCCACCACGGACGGCGCCATCTACCATGTGCTGACCCAGATCTTCGGCGCGAATGCGCCCGACCTGCTCAGCGACCCCAAGCTCTTTCCCGCGCTGATCGTCGGCCAGAATATCTGGAAAGAGACCGGCTACGGCACCATCATCTATCTGGCGGCGCTGTCCAGTGTGGATGTGCAGCTGTATGAGGCTGCCAAGATTGACGGCGCAGGCCGTTGGCAGCTGATGTGGCATGTCACGCTGCCCGCCATCCGCGGCACCATTGTCCTGATGCTGATCATGAAGGTCGGCCAGCTTCTGAACACCAGCTACGAGCAGATCTTCCTGATGCAGAACTCGATGAACCGCGCAGCCTCCGATGTGTTTGACACCTATGTCTACACCAAGGGCATCACGGGCGGCCAGTACTCGCTGGCAACCGCCACCGGCCTGTTCAAGTCCACCATCAGTATGCTGATGGTCGTCACCGCCAACAAGATCGCCAAGCTGTGCGGCGAGTCCGGCCTGTACTAA
- a CDS encoding polysaccharide deacetylase family protein, which yields MNYTEPKVIYTCFPGGKHKVLTMSYDDGRLEDRRLVELFNRYGIRGTFNLNGGLPRPERIPESEWVELYKGHEVACHTYHHPTISRSPLDQTARQVLADRMQLEGVMGYPVRGLAYPNGSWTPEIAALLPALGIRYARVVGDTHDFAMPHDFMTWKATCHHTHNLLEDGKRFVELYKTQYLYMMYVWGHSFEFRTEEDWTLMEQFCQLAGGREDTWYATNIEIVDYMADAARLQYTAAGDKVCNPNAQSIWVEVDGRHYEIPAGKTVALV from the coding sequence ATGAACTACACCGAACCGAAGGTCATTTACACCTGCTTCCCCGGCGGCAAGCATAAGGTGCTGACGATGAGCTATGATGACGGCCGTTTGGAGGACCGCCGCCTTGTCGAGCTGTTCAACCGCTACGGCATCCGGGGCACCTTCAACCTGAACGGTGGCCTGCCCCGCCCCGAGCGCATCCCGGAGAGCGAGTGGGTCGAGCTGTACAAGGGCCATGAGGTCGCCTGTCACACCTACCACCACCCCACCATCTCCCGCAGCCCGCTGGACCAGACCGCCCGGCAGGTGCTGGCCGACCGTATGCAGCTTGAGGGTGTCATGGGCTACCCCGTGCGCGGCCTTGCCTACCCCAACGGCAGCTGGACACCGGAGATCGCCGCCCTGCTGCCTGCGCTGGGCATCCGCTATGCCCGCGTGGTGGGCGATACCCATGACTTTGCGATGCCCCACGATTTTATGACATGGAAGGCCACCTGCCACCACACACACAACCTGCTGGAGGACGGCAAGCGCTTTGTTGAGCTGTACAAGACGCAGTACCTTTATATGATGTATGTCTGGGGCCACAGCTTTGAGTTCCGCACTGAGGAGGACTGGACCCTGATGGAGCAGTTCTGCCAGCTGGCCGGCGGGCGCGAGGACACCTGGTACGCCACCAACATCGAAATCGTGGACTACATGGCCGATGCCGCCCGCCTGCAGTACACCGCCGCGGGCGATAAGGTCTGCAACCCCAACGCCCAGTCCATCTGGGTCGAGGTGGATGGCCGCCACTATGAGATCCCCGCCGGAAAGACGGTGGCGCTGGTATAA
- a CDS encoding GDSL-type esterase/lipase family protein — protein MMEGKSMQISVRSQTAAQTTLSWQPVAGAARYRILWSDRPGETVRFKTAGESGESLFTFCRSTHIPYYIKVQALAENGALLEESTPVQTPVGRVLLQQLEALSRGLVAVTANTGVFISWRLFKSEVTGHNATGLTGTDFVLYKNGVRLATVTDSTNYLDAQGTSGDTYAVAPLLNGVEGPACRGVKPWQKGYYELPLQKPADGVTPAGEPFAYHANDMSVGDIDNDGEYEYFVKWDPDNSHDVSIKGYTGRCFIDCYKLDGTLVWRLDMGQNIRAGAHYTQFMVYDFNGDGRAEMAVKTAPGTVMTRFAPDGTVLSRQYITMPQKDLDAGYSHADNYVCTAQDYRLHMAEVFRRWHTHPEVVNGRWPATVEQCFGLAPQYAYPLCEADALALADYFLDVYAPSRSPKNELRRFEGFVYDGPEYLTMFGGDGAELDTIDYPYPRVDDGLLWGDYAMPRIEPCNRVDRFNAGVAYLDGERPYLIACRGYYTRATLAAYDFFENRFHKVWGIDSGFVPMANPFNDSGCHLAVGTDPVYGILAGQGNHSISTADIDGDGCMEIVYGAAAIDHDGSLLYSKYGTLPDGRTRAKFGHGDAMHVADIDPDSPGLEIFNVYEEGERAPYGWALRDAETGDVRFGEYAEEDLGRCMIGKIDPNTRGLQVWVKDVYDVNGRTLELPTPGTNMKIYWAGDLSTQITDGADYLHGDQYGVINDLTHGVMLQPAGTATNNGTKGNPCLVADVLGDFREELLVRTADDTAIRIYTTTDLTPHKLFTLMHDAQYRCGVAWQNNCYNQPCYPSFYYAGDMDFANVLPQLNAKPTLWMAGDSIMQSYAPSDKPVTGWGEVLHTLAQGDAVCCAAHRADCPFPQEMRYELPGLVIDNCAMAGRSSKNFREEGRLDDIAAHIRPGDLLVVSFGHNDANRAKAERYVPADAFGESLRPFWDAARRRGAVCIFASPVAMREFDEDSVCHPSFAAYREAMRAFAAEVGAPFIDLGAATAAANTAFGAERCKARYMWVGAKQDNAHQQNAGACRTAQAFVQQLLQDTTPALDVLRANFK, from the coding sequence ATGATGGAGGGAAAGTCCATGCAAATCTCTGTGCGCAGCCAGACGGCTGCCCAAACCACCCTTAGCTGGCAGCCGGTGGCCGGGGCCGCCCGCTACCGCATTTTGTGGAGCGACCGCCCTGGCGAGACCGTGCGGTTCAAAACGGCGGGCGAGAGCGGGGAAAGCCTTTTCACCTTCTGCCGCTCAACGCATATCCCCTATTACATCAAGGTGCAGGCGCTGGCAGAAAACGGGGCCCTGCTGGAGGAAAGCACACCCGTGCAGACCCCCGTGGGCCGCGTGCTGCTGCAGCAGCTGGAGGCGCTGTCCCGCGGTTTGGTAGCTGTCACGGCAAACACCGGCGTGTTTATCAGCTGGCGGCTCTTTAAAAGCGAAGTCACCGGCCACAACGCCACCGGCCTGACCGGCACCGACTTTGTGCTCTATAAAAACGGGGTCAGGCTCGCCACCGTGACCGACAGCACGAACTATCTGGACGCGCAGGGCACAAGCGGGGATACCTACGCCGTGGCCCCGCTGTTAAACGGCGTAGAAGGGCCCGCCTGCAGGGGCGTAAAGCCGTGGCAAAAAGGTTACTATGAGCTGCCGCTGCAAAAGCCGGCGGACGGCGTGACCCCGGCCGGGGAGCCCTTTGCCTACCACGCCAATGATATGAGTGTGGGTGATATTGACAATGACGGCGAGTACGAGTATTTTGTAAAGTGGGACCCTGACAACTCCCACGATGTGTCGATCAAGGGCTACACCGGGCGGTGCTTTATCGACTGCTATAAGCTGGACGGCACGCTGGTCTGGCGGCTGGACATGGGGCAGAATATCCGCGCCGGAGCGCACTACACCCAGTTTATGGTGTACGACTTCAACGGGGACGGCAGGGCCGAGATGGCTGTCAAGACCGCGCCCGGCACCGTGATGACCCGCTTTGCGCCGGACGGCACCGTGCTGTCCCGCCAGTATATCACGATGCCGCAGAAGGATCTGGACGCCGGGTACAGCCACGCGGATAACTATGTCTGCACGGCGCAGGATTACCGCCTGCATATGGCCGAGGTGTTCCGCCGCTGGCACACCCACCCCGAGGTCGTAAATGGCCGCTGGCCCGCCACGGTGGAGCAGTGCTTCGGCCTTGCGCCGCAGTACGCCTACCCCCTGTGTGAGGCTGATGCCCTTGCGCTGGCCGACTATTTCCTTGATGTGTACGCGCCGAGCCGCAGCCCCAAAAACGAGCTGCGCAGGTTCGAGGGCTTTGTCTATGACGGCCCCGAGTACCTGACGATGTTCGGCGGGGACGGCGCCGAGCTGGACACGATCGACTACCCCTACCCCCGCGTGGATGACGGCCTTTTGTGGGGCGATTATGCAATGCCCCGCATCGAGCCGTGCAACCGCGTGGACCGCTTTAACGCCGGGGTGGCCTATCTGGACGGTGAGCGCCCCTATCTGATCGCCTGCCGCGGTTACTACACCCGCGCCACGCTGGCGGCCTACGACTTTTTTGAGAACCGCTTTCACAAGGTATGGGGTATCGACTCCGGCTTTGTGCCGATGGCAAACCCCTTCAACGACAGCGGCTGCCACCTTGCTGTCGGCACCGACCCTGTGTACGGCATTCTGGCCGGGCAGGGCAACCACAGTATTTCGACTGCTGACATTGATGGGGACGGCTGCATGGAAATTGTGTACGGCGCAGCAGCCATCGACCATGACGGAAGCCTGCTCTACTCCAAATACGGCACCCTGCCGGACGGCAGGACCCGCGCCAAGTTCGGCCACGGCGATGCGATGCATGTGGCCGATATCGACCCTGACAGCCCCGGTCTGGAGATCTTCAATGTGTATGAGGAGGGCGAGCGCGCCCCCTACGGCTGGGCACTGCGCGACGCCGAGACCGGCGATGTCCGCTTTGGCGAATATGCCGAGGAGGATCTGGGCCGCTGCATGATCGGCAAGATCGACCCGAACACCCGCGGCCTGCAGGTCTGGGTCAAGGATGTGTACGATGTAAACGGGCGCACGCTGGAGTTGCCCACCCCCGGCACCAACATGAAGATCTACTGGGCGGGCGATCTTTCGACCCAGATCACCGATGGTGCGGACTATCTGCACGGCGATCAATACGGCGTCATTAACGATCTGACCCACGGCGTCATGCTGCAGCCCGCGGGCACCGCCACCAACAACGGCACCAAGGGCAACCCCTGCCTGGTGGCCGATGTGCTGGGTGATTTCCGCGAGGAGCTGCTGGTGCGCACAGCGGACGACACCGCCATCCGCATCTACACCACCACCGATCTTACCCCCCACAAGCTGTTTACCCTGATGCACGATGCGCAGTACCGCTGTGGCGTGGCATGGCAGAACAACTGCTACAACCAGCCGTGCTACCCGTCCTTCTACTATGCAGGCGACATGGATTTTGCCAATGTGCTGCCGCAGCTGAACGCCAAGCCTACCCTCTGGATGGCGGGCGATTCCATCATGCAGAGCTACGCCCCCAGCGATAAGCCGGTGACCGGCTGGGGCGAGGTGCTCCACACGCTGGCGCAGGGGGATGCTGTATGCTGCGCTGCCCACCGCGCGGACTGCCCCTTCCCGCAGGAGATGCGCTACGAGCTGCCGGGCCTTGTCATTGACAACTGCGCCATGGCGGGCCGCAGCAGCAAGAACTTCCGCGAGGAGGGGCGGTTGGACGACATTGCCGCGCATATCCGCCCCGGTGATCTGCTGGTGGTCAGCTTCGGCCATAACGATGCCAACCGCGCAAAGGCCGAGCGCTATGTCCCGGCGGATGCCTTCGGCGAGAGCCTGCGCCCCTTCTGGGACGCTGCCCGCCGCCGCGGCGCAGTGTGCATCTTTGCCTCCCCCGTGGCGATGCGCGAGTTTGACGAGGACAGCGTCTGCCACCCCTCGTTTGCCGCCTACCGCGAGGCGATGCGCGCCTTTGCCGCCGAGGTCGGCGCACCGTTTATCGACCTTGGCGCCGCTACCGCCGCCGCCAACACCGCCTTTGGCGCTGAGCGCTGCAAGGCCCGCTATATGTGGGTGGGCGCAAAGCAGGACAACGCCCACCAGCAAAACGCCGGCGCCTGCCGCACGGCACAGGCCTTTGTGCAGCAGCTTTTGCAGGATACCACCCCGGCACTGGATGTGCTGCGGGCAAATTTCAAATAA
- a CDS encoding extracellular solute-binding protein, whose amino-acid sequence MKKALALSMALAMSAAMLAGCGGSASDSTSASGAASSADSAASGTPTVSFMIPDFTGHVLSNEHSDEVIAKYEAYTGTHVEWRTEANDTYSEKFGLTLMDKDNMPMILTATKTLDQNANAADAAKRGAFWDLTEYLQDSEAYPNLSQISPDVLKGLTVDGQIIGIPRSRAIGRNGLGYRTDWAEAVGITEAPKTVEDVYDMLYKFTYDDPDGNGANDTYGLEMCKYTGPWDIIQTWFGCGNGWVEQDGKLVPVHQTAEYKEALDWMRKIYADGLVRPDWATVDTANFQVDSQKGVTGVFVDTMDGTKRIWKYFEDNAIADVNDASKIATMTSVGPINGHTLATTGYNGFYLITKSGAKTEEDVKACLHFLDKMCDPEMMALADYGLKDICYDINENGKIVPNGKYDTTNCPHAGLNQAVPYVPYLTEQNPDYQLEKADYQLAYEESIANNVQYAVFNPALGYLTQSDTYAECGSDLVQILDDARTQYICGQIDEAGLQAAFDQWNARGGTQVIEEVNALYAADKA is encoded by the coding sequence ATGAAAAAGGCACTTGCCCTCTCTATGGCGCTGGCGATGTCCGCCGCCATGCTCGCAGGCTGCGGCGGCTCCGCCTCCGACAGCACCTCCGCTTCCGGCGCTGCTTCCTCTGCGGACAGCGCTGCCTCCGGCACCCCCACCGTCAGCTTTATGATCCCCGACTTCACCGGCCATGTGCTGAGCAATGAACATTCCGATGAGGTCATCGCCAAGTACGAGGCCTACACCGGCACCCATGTCGAGTGGCGCACCGAGGCCAATGACACCTACAGCGAGAAGTTCGGCCTGACCCTGATGGACAAGGACAACATGCCGATGATCCTGACCGCAACCAAGACGCTGGACCAGAACGCCAACGCAGCCGATGCTGCCAAGCGCGGCGCCTTCTGGGATCTGACCGAATACCTGCAGGACAGCGAGGCCTACCCCAACCTGTCCCAGATCAGCCCCGATGTTCTGAAGGGCCTGACCGTGGACGGCCAGATCATCGGCATCCCCCGCTCCCGCGCCATCGGCCGCAACGGTCTGGGCTACCGCACCGACTGGGCCGAGGCCGTGGGCATCACCGAGGCCCCCAAGACGGTCGAGGATGTCTATGACATGCTCTATAAGTTCACCTATGACGATCCGGACGGCAACGGTGCCAACGACACCTACGGTCTGGAAATGTGCAAATACACCGGCCCGTGGGATATTATCCAGACCTGGTTCGGCTGCGGCAACGGCTGGGTCGAGCAGGACGGCAAGCTGGTTCCCGTACACCAGACCGCTGAGTATAAGGAAGCCCTTGACTGGATGCGCAAAATCTACGCCGACGGTCTGGTTCGCCCCGACTGGGCGACTGTAGACACTGCCAACTTCCAGGTCGACAGCCAGAAGGGCGTCACCGGTGTCTTTGTCGACACGATGGACGGCACCAAGCGCATCTGGAAATACTTTGAGGACAACGCCATTGCCGATGTAAACGATGCCTCCAAGATTGCAACCATGACCTCTGTCGGCCCCATCAACGGCCACACCCTTGCCACCACCGGCTACAACGGCTTCTACCTCATCACCAAGTCCGGCGCCAAGACCGAGGAGGATGTCAAGGCCTGCCTGCACTTCCTTGACAAGATGTGCGACCCCGAGATGATGGCGCTGGCCGACTACGGTCTGAAGGACATCTGCTATGACATCAACGAAAACGGCAAGATTGTTCCCAACGGCAAGTACGACACCACCAACTGCCCGCACGCAGGTCTGAATCAGGCTGTGCCTTATGTCCCCTACCTGACCGAGCAGAACCCCGATTACCAGCTTGAAAAGGCTGACTATCAGCTGGCTTACGAGGAGAGCATTGCCAACAATGTGCAGTATGCCGTGTTCAACCCCGCGCTGGGCTACCTGACCCAGTCCGACACCTACGCCGAGTGCGGCAGCGACCTTGTCCAGATTCTGGACGATGCCCGCACCCAGTATATCTGCGGCCAGATCGACGAGGCCGGTCTGCAGGCTGCCTTCGACCAGTGGAATGCCCGCGGCGGCACGCAGGTCATTGAGGAAGTCAACGCCCTGTACGCAGCAGATAAAGCCTAA
- a CDS encoding glycoside hydrolase family 88 protein, whose amino-acid sequence MANLIFDKAQIEATIDKIVDRTMRMDMTWDWPCGVAYYGICEAYEVTKNERYLQLVKDRVDEYIELGLPRWTVNTCSMGHCLITLYEHTGDEKYLDIAKSKIEYLEKEALRFGDHVLQHTVSVNNDFPEQAWADTLFMAGFFLLRMGVLLKDEALIDDALNQYYWHIKYLQDPESGLYYHGYNNITGDHMSGIKWGRANAWAAYTMSQVGVRLPQCYLYPKFLDVVGSLNDQLAALKLYQTENGLWRTIVDDAASYEEVSASAGIAAAMITKGNPLHIKYINKAIPGMLANVSPDGRVLNVSGGTAVMKDADGYRGISRDWIQGWGQGLALAFFAGVLNYDNVRSDGAL is encoded by the coding sequence ATGGCAAACCTGATTTTTGACAAGGCCCAAATTGAGGCTACCATCGACAAGATCGTGGACCGCACGATGCGGATGGACATGACATGGGACTGGCCCTGCGGTGTGGCCTACTACGGCATTTGCGAGGCGTATGAGGTCACCAAGAATGAACGCTACCTGCAGCTGGTCAAGGACCGCGTGGACGAGTATATCGAGCTGGGCCTGCCGCGCTGGACGGTCAACACCTGCTCAATGGGGCACTGCCTGATCACCCTGTATGAGCATACCGGCGATGAAAAGTATCTGGACATCGCCAAAAGCAAGATCGAGTATCTGGAAAAAGAAGCGCTGCGCTTCGGCGATCATGTTTTGCAGCACACCGTCTCGGTCAACAATGACTTCCCCGAGCAGGCGTGGGCAGACACGCTCTTTATGGCGGGTTTCTTCCTGCTGCGGATGGGCGTGCTTTTGAAGGACGAGGCCCTGATTGATGATGCGCTGAACCAGTATTACTGGCACATCAAGTACCTGCAGGACCCCGAGAGCGGACTGTACTACCACGGCTACAACAACATCACCGGCGACCACATGTCCGGCATCAAGTGGGGCCGCGCCAACGCATGGGCGGCCTACACAATGTCGCAGGTCGGCGTGCGGCTGCCGCAGTGCTACCTCTACCCCAAGTTCTTAGATGTGGTCGGCAGCCTGAACGACCAGCTGGCCGCGCTCAAGCTTTACCAGACCGAGAACGGCCTGTGGCGCACGATCGTGGACGATGCCGCCTCCTATGAGGAGGTCAGCGCAAGCGCCGGCATCGCCGCCGCCATGATCACCAAGGGCAACCCCCTGCACATCAAGTACATCAACAAGGCTATCCCCGGTATGCTGGCCAATGTCAGCCCAGACGGCCGTGTGCTGAATGTCTCGGGCGGCACGGCGGTCATGAAGGATGCCGACGGCTACCGCGGCATCAGCCGCGACTGGATTCAGGGCTGGGGTCAGGGTCTGGCGCTGGCATTCTTCGCCGGTGTGCTGAACTACGACAATGTCCGCTCGGACGGCGCGTTGTAA
- a CDS encoding L-rhamnose mutarotase has product MEHMAWKGRIKPGCKAEYQRRHAEIWPEMVKVLKDAGICNYSIFYCNDELFGYYECEKGVAYAEKVQAESPVVDRWNDYMKDILELEMDPVTGAQPKLEQVFRLD; this is encoded by the coding sequence ATGGAGCATATGGCATGGAAGGGCCGCATCAAGCCCGGCTGCAAGGCAGAATATCAGCGCCGCCACGCGGAAATCTGGCCCGAGATGGTCAAGGTGCTGAAGGATGCAGGCATCTGCAATTACAGCATTTTCTACTGCAACGATGAGCTGTTCGGCTATTACGAGTGCGAAAAGGGTGTTGCCTACGCCGAAAAGGTGCAGGCCGAAAGCCCGGTCGTTGACCGCTGGAACGACTACATGAAGGACATTCTGGAGCTGGAGATGGATCCCGTCACCGGTGCCCAGCCAAAGCTGGAGCAGGTGTTCCGGCTGGATTGA